TtaatatgtacctctttcgtacacatggttacgtatacacctttttcgtatacacataacccacttaatgtgtacctttTTCGTACACAGGGTTACGTacacacctctttcgtatacacataacccactgaaggtgtacctctttcgtacacctggttaagtatatacctctttcgtatacacataacccactgagtatgtacctcttttgtacaccccagatcctctctataaatgtaaggatgcgtacctctttcgtacacatggttatgtatatacctctttcgtatacacgtAACCCACTGAGCATGCACCTCTTACGTACACCCTagtaccctctaggtatgtatcactttcatatacACCAGCCCtaatacatctctttcatgtactagcgccCTTGGACACGCATCAATTTCATGCAATCACATAGTCTGGAAATGAAAAGAtattacatctaacttcatattacatataacgtTCACATGATTATGAATCCTCTAAAATCTCATGATCAAGGTCCTattaattaacctcaacatacgtaTTTAATCTACTATTAATGGACCcactctagtacatcactttcatgcacgtTACATCAACAAAAGTTCCAACTTTTGCCTAACTTAAAGACATTTCAGTGGTAATGCCACTTAACTCATAAGTTAGGGCCATGCTCAATCGTCCTATTCATATATCTCATAAAGTTCTAAATCAGGCTCATACATTAACATGCTTCAAACATATTATCATATGCTCATATGTCTTTTCTAAACATTTCATTCAATCTCCaaacaatcaaaattttccTTGTAACTAGTCTTACAACCCtcaacataaatcataaatttcaacACAAAGacggttccagtagtaagattacttacctcaaaatttggTCACAAATTTTAGTCCACACAATTAATCTTCTTACAACCTTTGGAAGACTTGAATCAACCGAAAATGTGGCTTGGTTCAAAAGTAGTTCCAAAACTCCCAAGTAAGAGTTCCAATCTAAacaaattcaataataataGTTAAGGTCTTAAATTCCAACAATCTCAAATAACTTCAAATAATCTTAGCCCAAATATGTTCTTTGAATCCAACAACAAATTCATTAACACACAAAGGTCAACACCAAACTAATCAGTAATGGTACCAAGCCTTGAAACTTACCAAAACCTCACGAAGAAGAAACTTCAACAGCCGTTGGACAGCGCACAAATTCTCCTCCAAAACTCCAAATCTAGCATCCAACCATAATGGGTAAATTAAAAATCCAAACCAAAATCAAGTGGGTAACCCTAAAATTAACCGATATTCCAAACAACTTACCCAACCACAGAACCAGAAGCAATCGATGGCAGCAAGGGCTGGGCAGTGCTTTAGATGAAGGAGGTCGTTGGCGAGATCGATGATCGGCACGGGCAGATGGTAGGAGAAGCGAACTGGCAATGGCAGCGGAACGAGCAGGGCGACGCGCGGTAGGCCTGGTTCGCGCACGAGGGTCGACGCAGTTAAGCTGGAGGGAATCGATGGCGACACAAGCTTCAGTTGGCGTCGAGGCGACGAATTGAGCACCAGCGGCGGACGTCTGGGCTAGGCACTGTGGTTGGTCGCACGATCGACTGAAGGCGCGGCGCGAGTGCTAGCGGCGACGGGGTCCGGATCTGTGTAGAGAGGGAGGCAACAGCGGAAGAAATTTTTGGGTAGTGAAGGAGCGGCTCACGTGAGGAAGATGGAGATGGgttcttcctttttattttaaaataataataataataataataataactaaaaaaggAAAAGTATAATTACACTTAAATTATTTCCTTAATCCATTTAtactatttatttcttttccttttcaaaacaaaattaattcctgtcattaatttttaaattgaataattttcacgTCAACACTTAAATTCCCACACTTATACTTCAAATCCAAatttccaaaaatgccctccaataacaaaattactgaaattatataaaaagtgaaaattcggggtgttacattcttccccctttaaagaactttcgtcctcgaaagttcatttttggaaaaattaaaaaaaaacctcttgCATAGAGAACGAAACATACATGGTCTCTTATACTAACTAAGCATAGAAATGTAGGCAGGCAAACATAGTCTCAAATAAACCTAGAGTGTCAAGGTCTAGAATGTAAATTTATCTATCACAATAGTGTCCAACCTCCCCACCTCATGTTAGGTTGTGGCACTGTTCTTGTTCCATTGCTGCAGTCCACTTGAACCCACCTGATCTTGACCTGAAGGCTGGTTCCTATCATTTGTAGTGCTCCTATTAGGGCACTCATATGCCATATGCCCTTTCTGTCCATAACGATAACATACCCCTACTCTAGCCAAGCAACGACCCCAGTGATGCTTTCTGCATGAGTTACAGATCGGCTTTTCCTCTTTAATAGTTACAGGTTTCTTTTGCTGAGATTCAGAAGTCTTCTGGTATGCTTTCCTTTTCTGACCTGCGGAGGTCCCAATCCTGAGTGACCTTCTGTAATCTTCTCCCAACTGAGAGTCAGCATCAATTCTCACGGCTGCCCACAGTGCCGCAGCATACGTCTTGAGTTCCAAGGCATGTACCATGCCTCGCAGTCTGCTCTTCAGACCCTGGATGAAACTATTAGTCCTTATTGTCTCGGTGGCTACTAGTTTCGGAGCGAAGTGGGACAGCTTATCAAAGTCTTGTTCATACTCCTCCACTGACATAACTCCTTgtttaaaattcaagaattctGCCTGCTTGTTGTACCAGGTGTTAGCCGAAAAATACTTCTCATAAAAGCACTCTTTGAATTGCTCCCAGGTTGCAAGCTTCCCACCGGTATCAATCATCTTCTCTACTGAACGCCACCAGATTTTCGCGTTACCAGTCAACATGAAAACTGCGCATTGAAGCTTATGCTCTTCCAGACACCTCATAAAATGGAATATCATCTCAATAGATGACAACCACATCTCTGCTTTGGTGGGGTTCCCTAACGCTCCATCAAAGGAGAGAGGGTAATACTTCCTGAAATCCCTCAGATGTTTAGCCTCAAGAGACAGGCCCTGCATGTCTCTATTCTGCGGTCGAGTCTGCTGTAATTGCTCGGGTGGCACTGGTTCCTCCTGAGCCTGGGTCTAGGCAGTCTGTCCCGCCATCGCGCTACGGATTAACTCTTGTAGTTTCCCCATTAGGGAGGATGCAACAGCTTCACTAATTTtggcttccattgccttttcatCGACTTGGACCATAGGTGGATTTGGAGCTGTCGGGACAGCCTGGCTACTCTCAGCTTCCTCTTCCTGCACCTCTTCTCTAACTGTCTTTCTTGTTCCAGGTTTAGGTGCCATGTCCTGTCATAAACTCGTACATTAACTATCTTTAGGTCTTTCTCAGAAATCAAGCATTTAAAACACCACATCATTATTCTCACATATGCATTGAAACTTTCATTAGTAGgacatacctggcgatgacgagggATTCGTTACTAGGTCACAGGGACTATCTAGACTTacgtagtaagtcagtctacataactcaaaacatgggctctgataccaactataaCGACCCGACTCCCTATAatttaagttaggccgttactaaacacatgcatgcgtggaacttaaaacgacactctgttgtggtgaaataaatgctaattaaataagataaatttaaaagacttatgcatttaatttcaaatattaaaaaaaacaacgtTAGGGTAtatgataataaataatttcTTGGAAGCGATTctaaatagtaagttttaaacatcaaacaCTGAAagtaagaaaaacatgaaaagaagtttaaatctcatgagcggaagcataaaactggtcccagtggctcgatcacggattccgcTTGTCACTCACCAATGCGTCCCTACTCTTAcctaaaacataaacatgagaaatggtgagtataaaaatactcagtaagtaaccccactactggggtcaagttaggcatctatgtcctctagatgccaaccctggtggaacatataaactatcCTAGTCCTCCTGGGActcatacatacatgaaaagcTGATctctatcctactgtagctaaatatgcccactacctctagtaagccCCATAGGActcacaacctctagtgaatcccaaatgaaacacaatctcttacgtACGCATGAATATgaatacacctctttcgtatacacataacccactta
The nucleotide sequence above comes from Benincasa hispida cultivar B227 chromosome 3, ASM972705v1, whole genome shotgun sequence. Encoded proteins:
- the LOC120073551 gene encoding uncharacterized protein LOC120073551 — its product is MQGLSLEAKHLRDFRKYYPLSFDGALGNPTKAEMWLSSIEMIFHFMRCLEEHKLQCAVFMLTGNAKIWWRSVEKMIDTGGKLATWEQFKECFYEKYFSANTWYNKQAEFLNFKQGVMSVEEYEQDFDKLSHFAPKLVATETIRTNSFIQGLKSRLRGMVHALELKTYAAALWAAVRIDADSQLGEDYRRSLRIGTSAGQKRKAYQKTSESQQKKPVTIKEEKPICNSCRKHHWGRCLARVGVCYRYGQKGHMAYECPNRSTTNDRNQPSGQDQVGSSGLQQWNKNSATT